gacggtaggaggttatgataccatctgggttatcgttgatcgacttaccaaatctgctcacttcctagccatgaagaaaactgatacgatggaaatactagcgcagctatacataaaggaagttgtatctcgccacgatgtacccttatcgattatctcatatcgcgatacccgttttacttctagattttggcgttctttgcaagaagccttgggaactcgtctcgacatgagtaccgcatatcacccgcaaactgacgaaaaaagcgaacgaacgattcagactttggaggacatgttgcgtgcttacgttattgatttcagaaaagcttgggaaaagcatttgctgctagccgaattttcttacaacaacagctatcattcgagtattaatgccgcacctttcgaagcattgtattgcctcaagtgtcgttctcctatttgttaggccgaagtaggtgagaagtaaatcaccggacccgagttagtccatgagacaacggagaagattgtccaaattcaagcgaggctcaagacggcccgtgatcgtcagaagagttatgccgaccttaaatgtggagattgcgaatttcaaatcggcgaccgcgttatgttgaaagtcgcaccttgaaaaggtgtaatccgtttcggaatgCGTGGGAAGttgaacccgcgatatattggtccttttgaagttttggagcgtattggacccgttgcttaccgtttggatcttctgactcaattgagctccgttcatcctaccttccatgtatcgaatctgaagaagtgtcttgcggaaccagaactcgtcataccacttgaagagcttacgattgatgacaaactccattttatgGAAGAacatgttgaaattatggaccgtgatttcaagaccttgaaacgcaacaagatttcgatcgtccgagtacgatggaatgcaaaacgaggacaagagtttacttgggagcgagaggaccaaatgatgaagaagtatcctcacctcttcccaactctaccgtctacctcagcctaaaatttcggtacaaaattttcattaacaggtgggtaatttaatgacccgactttttcgacttgcttttgtgctttgtgttttcacgaaactgcatatttgtgcgtactgagctatgttatactctggggactccctacatgttgattactttcgtttatatgttaaaacatatcattaagtacgtaggatacttaacttaaccctcggaagcctttatgaccgttagtgttacttgacgatTTTAACGAActacgtactgcgtacacgtttaacttttgtcgcaatcgtaatattatgactacgaaatacaaattattattttataataacaattacttgggcttttggatgcttaattacgcttagtaatttactagagcacactagttagtcttgttggactttctaccttgttggaccttagcccaccctacactagctagtggactatttaattagcctaattataagtaactagtgacccattaatatgtaagacaaatgtccatttattagagggaacatgctagcatttttgtcaagtattatccttaatgttgcatgggatcctaacataagcaccaactttagacaaccattaaccaaaaagcaaaaaggtgtcccccatcCCCTCCCCATACCCGCGGCCAACTCACCCCCTCCCTCACCTCACCacatataaatacaagccttattccatccattttacacttgctttcatttgtaatttacacactctcactctctaattctttctctagttctttctctctctaaaaagtgtaagtattgatttttcttcttcttctccctctctctttcacgaaatcatcatcatcatcatgggtctagctttttagcttttgatcttgattacatcttgtagattcaaacatggatttgaatccttcaagaacatggaagattcaagctttctagcttttaatcttcacctactttgtagatctaaatcttttaactttaatctggttattttgttataaagattcaaacttgtgtttgtaatcttcatgtatcttaatgatccaagcttcatgcttcaagatcttcaagaacactaaagatctaagatttttagcttagggtctcattattatgttaaagatcttagctttttagcttatggtctcattactttcattattttgttaaagatcttagctttatagcttatggtctcattaatcttgtaaaagttcaagctttctagctttataatcttataacttgtgtgaaaaggatccaagctctctacctTAGAGTTtcatcactttatttgatttatattatgttcatacttgtttgattgaagtaaagtttgtagctttctttgtgaatagaacttgtaattgtgttaagactaaggatatgatgtaaccttggttcatcatccatctaagactcttaaatgagttgtgttcttacttggtcttaacatattgtgtgttgatggtagaatcttggtcaaggtgatgctaacccatcaatgagttgtacaattgaggctacaagcatcaaggatgagaaccgtgatgagcatcaagcaccaagaaccccactggagcatttgtttactgtttttagggatctgatcagattcttggacttttggaaaattgatttttagttagttcgtttcgagtagatgacttttcgtttaggcctcgtcttaatccgatatacggtttagtatttatagccctccgaatgtcactacgccgttgtaacgttgtgctgaaatttctgacctacttgcacttaaaccgtcaccacggtcaaaagaagacgagttaggttctaaaaattggtcaacggttagaggactcatatatggagtcatagccactgactacgcatcttttcgttttgcatagaggtcgtagcagctgaccgaagtcagcctattgtttcgatctctattcttgtcaaacttacttagcttttatgataatgaatgatgatgatgatgatgatgacacttaaacttaatttattcacttttacacttattgggacaacatactgacctagtgacctttgacttaggttgacgacctttcggacctacttactacctgcatacgtttcgtatcgacttttattgcttattcactgtgagttatagcatcccttactactttttattatttttgggactgaaaatacatgcgctttttacgttttacttacttgacacgagtatttacactttacatatgtgtgggttatataacggcataaacattccccttagcacggtaacgtttaatcattggttttgaaccgttgaacgcgaatattagatatggatccatagggtttgacatccccactcaggctagtcgcgctagcatttaacgggtgtttgatacttcgaggacatacgcactcgccaagtgtactcttagggggtattattattacgttaagttagttactgggtgtctacggataagcatatacttttcatactgttttgaatacgataactcatggtctacattactttattgtttacaaactatagctcaccaacattcgtgttgacttttaagcgtgtatttctcaggtgcttagacgatgttgcttccgctgttagacttgctatcttggtgttttagacttgctgttatggacctgttgtgttagatttctgctgcattacttagagatgtctcaatcatgaaactttatcttgcattcgtaacttatgttattttcaaataatgactttgtaacgacctttgtgtcacgttatcttttgtaaacgctatctttttatgaatgcaaaactggttttcaaacagcatgtagtatctgaccgtgtaaagatcctgttgttgatgaatcgtacatgatggttttgtatggggcgtcacagtaTCCGTCTTGGTTGGCCAACCCATTCAAGGTAAAGAAGTCCGACGGCGGTTGGCAAATGTGCGTGGATTTCACAAATATCAATAAATCTTGTCCCAAAGGTTTCTACCCACTACCGGAGATTGATTGGAAGGTGGAATCCTTGAATGGATACAAATTCAAAAGTTTCCTAGATGCATACAAAGGTTATCATCAAATACAAATGGCAGAAGAAGACGTGGAGAAGACATCATTCTTCATCAGCAAAGGAATCTACTGTTACCAAAAGGGGATACAAGAAAATCCAGTTAAGGTTGACAAACTGAAACAATTGCAGGCCCCAACTATTATCAAAGAAATGCAAAGCCTGAATGTGAAATTAGCTTCACTAAGTCGATTCATATCCGAGGAGCAGATAAGCAGCTTCCTTTTTTCAAAACATTAAAAGGATACCTCAATAAGACGAAAATAGTCTGGAACAAGAAGCTGAGAAAGCCTTTGTCGAAATGAAAATGTACATTGCTAATCTCCCGACTTTAACATCACCTTTGAAAGGAGAAACCTTATACCTATACCTGGCCGCCTCAAAGGAGTGCATAAGTGTTGTCCTAGTATCTGAGCGTGAACGAAGGCAAACTCCAATATACTTCGTTAGTAGGGTTCTCCAAAATGCTGAAGTAAATTATCCTTAACTGGAAAAGCTTACGCTTGAATTGGTACATATGGCAAGGAAGTTGTGAAGGTATTTCCAAGCCCACCCCATAGTAGTACTCATCGACAAAACCATCCAAAAAATACTCATTAAGCCCGAGAAGTTAGGAAGAATGGCTAAGTGGGCAATCGAACTTGGAGAGCATGATATTGAATTCCAAGCAAGGCACTCAATCAAAGGACAAGTACTGGAAAACTTCAGGGCTGAAATTGCCACGAACGAAGAAGATGACGTTGCAAATACCACCCAAGTCATTATACCAACGGTGGAAGAAGAAGAATGGAAACTGTATACCGATGGAGTGTCGAGCTCCGATGGGTCAGGAGCAGGGTTAATGTTGGTCAACCCCGAAGGTCAGGAATTCATATGCACCTTACATTTCGAGTTTCAAACCGCTAACAACGAGGCCAAGTACAAAGCATTGGTTGTTGGACTCAAGTTAGCAAAAGAAATGAAAATTCGCCGCTTGCGAGCCTTTGTTGATTCACAGTTAGTCGCGAACCAAGTCACTGGAACATTCGAAGCAAGACAATCGTCCATCCAACAGTACCTAGGTTATATGAAGGAATTTATTAAAGGTTTCAATAGTTTCGCCATTGAGCATGTGCGATGGAGCCAAGATTAAAAAAGTCGATGCCCTAAGCAAGCTCGCACTACAAGAAAACTGTTATCTTAGGACCCCTAAAAGGGTCCTAAAAAGCCCATTGTTAGGACCTTTGGCCTGATAGGACCCTTAAACCATTGGACGTATAGGTGGGCGTCCTATTAACCAAAAAGGGTCCTAACGGCCATATGACCTTTTTTATGAGTCCTATTCACAACATAAAAAGGGTCCTTATAGAGTCACATATTAGGACCCTTTTATGACGCATAGATTTGTATTGTTAGAACATATTAGGATTCCAAAAACGTGTactaatataatttagtaccacaaaaaagggtcctaatataactagatgttaattaagtaccacaaaaaggggtcctaatataatttagtaccacaaaaagggTCCTAATAAAACTAGATGTTAATTAAGTACCGTAGAAAAAGGTCCTATTATAATTTAGTACCAACAAAAAGGGGTCATAATATAACTATATGTTAATTAAGTACCACAAaaatgcctttcaaaaaaaaaaaaatttaagtaccacaaaaaagggtctAATATAATTAAATGTTAACTTTGTTccacaaaaaagggtcctaatataagtAAACGTTAGTAAAAAAAAAAGGGTCCTAACAAGTAATAGGAGTTTCGAATATCAGGTTCGGATATTCTGGTCGATTTtagattttgggccaggttatggtAATTAGGCCTTTCTAGCCCATTTCAGATAACTGGGCCTTTTGGATCTGGTTATGCTAATTGGCCCCTGGTTATGCTATTTGTGCCTTACGGGCATGCTTTAGCTATCTGGGCCTTTCATGCCTGCTTCAGCTATTTGGGCCTTTTGGTCCCTGTTCGGATCCAGTTTTCTTTTGCTGcatcaatttattattcattacaattagaataaattttaaattacaaaacaaatattaaatataaaacataATATTGTTTCAATCCAAATAATATTAAAGATTACAGATTACAATATTTACAGATTACAATATTGTTTCAACACCACAAATGCAAGAACATGTCTAGGTAACATCAACATATTACAGATCATTGTCTCAAACACACAAACTCATAAAACAATATTCATGttcaaacattcataatcaaaccgGCCAACATTACCAAACACACAAACTCTTCAACCCGCCACCATCTATCTTGATCACTCATCAAAATCTGCCACCTACAATTAAACCATCCATGTATAAGCATAAAGGTGCACATTATAACAATGAATCATAATTTTTATACAAAATTAACAAAGACATACCTCGATCAACGCAGTAAGCTAAACAATAGACATACCAATGACGTCATGAATGTATCTCATATGCTCAAATGGCCTAAACAAAACTTCATTTCTTTTGATGGCCACTTGAAGCTCTACCTCACACCAACTAGCTCCAAGTTCTATCTGCAAAACAACCATAGTTGGATCCATGCTTACCAAGCTTCCTCTTGCTACCTTGTTGTTTGTAATGCTTTTCACATACACTTCATCTCTCACCTAAAATTTAGTTTCCAAAAATAAAAAAACATTTATGAACGCTAAAAGGGTAGACAAACAGTAAGGTAAGCTATTAAATTGAAATATAACTTTAAATGTTTAACAACCGAACCATTATCCTGAACACCCGAACCTTCATTCTCAACACCACAACCGTTATCAGTTTCACCGTCCACAAGTTTGTCCTTAAGTTCTTTCATTTGTTTCTGCATAAAAAAACTTAATATTTAAATAGGTTTTTAAATATATGTCATGCAACATATTTCGGTATGGCTGAAATGATTCTACTCTGGTATTCGATATATGCAATGCCCAATCAAAGTATAGCCCAATCACACCCATATATTCGATATATATCCAATGCTTAATGTATTAATGCTAGACTAGGATTTTGAGATTTCGACATTAATACATAAAGAAAAGCAAGTGGTGACTATCAATTGAAGACTCTACCTTGTTGTTTGTAATGCTTTTCACATACACTTCATCTCTCACCTAAAATttagtttccaaaaaaaaaaacatttatgaaCGCTAAAAAGGTGGAAAACAGTAAGGTAAGCTATTAAATTGAAATATACCTTTAAACGTTTAACAACTGAACCATTATCCTGAACACCCGAACCTTCATTCTCAACACCAGAACCATTATCAATTTCACCACTCACAAGTTTATTCGTAAGTTCTTTAATTTGTTTCTGCATAAAAAAACTTAATATTTAAacaagtatataaatatatgtcaTGCATCATATTTCGGTATGGCAGAAATGATTCTACTCTGGTATTCGATATATGCAATGCCCAATCAAAGTATAGCCCAATCACACCCAGATATTCGATATATATCCAATGCTTAACGTATTAATGCTAGACTAGGATTTTGGGATTTCGACATTAATACATAATGAAAAGCAAGTGGTCACTATCAATTGAAAACTCTATTAATATTCACCTCAAATAAATTGGCTAGAAGATTATCAAGTGGTTTATggtgattaacatataaatatacaactAATTAACTTAAAGATAAAATAACCCAACTGAAGCGCAGGAACATATCACAAAGGTAAATATACAACTAATTAACTTAAAGATAAAATAACCCAACTGAAGCGCAAACCTAATCTAAAAGAATGTAACGAACAATACTCAGCAATTATATGAATAACATATATTCATTTAACATAAAATACTTGTATATTTATAAATCTTTTAGCTACATAAAAATAGCCATATCAATGTCATCatctaaataaaaattaataaagcaaGCATAATACGCATTTTGGATGGTCCATACTCCACACATAATAGGAAGTTACATCTTTTCATTGTCTTATGCTCAAAAAGATTTGAAATAGGTTGGAAGTTAATTCAAGATTATggctatttttatttaaaatacttGTTATTGGAAGTTAATTCTAAAGAGTGGTTAACTATTTTAAATGCACAATTAATCAAAGCATGTCCGAATTTGTTAAAGAGAACATTCTCATTAGAAAACTTCTTATATGAAGAAAATCTATTCATTTAACGCAATAGAgttataaacaattttatatatggaGTAGTTAGAAACAATGTTATAAACAATCTAAAAGAATCGTTAATAACATACAAGAGAGATACCTGTGTTCTTTGGTGAAAAAAGAGATAGCCGAGTTCTTTGGTGAAAAAAGAGATAGATTGCGTTCTTTGGTGAAAAAAGAGATAGGTGTGTTGTTCAGAAACCTTTTAGCTACCCAAATTTGAATTGGCGCCTTGAATTTGGGAGGTGATCTGTACACACTAGCATTTGATCCATCCACAACATATTAATACAAACTTCCTATTTTACCCTTAAACTATTATTTAGTCAATATACTATTTACAAGGGTAAAATAAGTAATTTATATTGTTTTGGTGTGGATGGATCAAAATTAATGTGGCAGGATTAACCCCGAATTTTTTAAATTTACCAAAATTTTTTGAATTTACCAAAATATTATCTataaatacctaaataattaattagatacctaataatcatatacataatttttatagtcttagttaattataaaaatcagtagaaaaatttaagaaagagATTTTATTACAATTTTTCATTTATATTGTTTTTTATTCTTAATTTAAACACAAaataagtttaattctacataaaataataataaacataaataattatttttaaaatttttataagtatTTTACAGTTAAATAACTTgtagaaaaatattaaataaaagatttatttatttttacgtttatttccttatttacctcctatttacataataatagtgtttaattatgtaataattattaattcaacccataaattaatttttatattttacatagacCTAAAAAAAGTTTATGaactcagaaaaattatttatttatttttatttactttatatatttttattacgaatttccCCTTGTTTCTATAATTATATAATACAAAATTCgagtttaatttttataaattattttctgacctaaataattaatttaaatatcatattttactggaaaaatatttatatagcttaaatagcctttttcctatttttttataaatatatatgtataccgtatatatatatatatatatatatatatatatatatatatatatatatatatactattttagttaaataaaatataaaaacgtattaaatatcaaaaaaattatttttcctaggtctcatattacttattaattattaacatgtataatatataatttaataaactcaatacataattattatttatttttaaatggttcggtcgaaaaatacaaaaaaaaaaatttaaaaatacaaaaacgaATTATTTTTCTGAAAATTCAATTTTAATAAAACTCATTCATCATGATAATAATTATCATGTAGAAAGTTGGATTTAATTAAGCTTGTAACAATTTAAaaaaattattgttgttgttttcgGCCGAACacaaaaaacaagaaaaagaaaaaaacaaaaaagaaaaagaaagaaaaacaaaaagaaaagaaaaaccttacaaatttTTCTAGTGTTTGAAAGCTCCCAAAAGTTTGATACAAAAATTATGGggtttaaggatgtatttatagtTGAATAATACTTGAACAAGAAAtacaatttaaattaattaattaatcttttttttccttttttagtTTGGCCAACTTTTAGGCCTTTTAccccttttttattttttttaattaatggaACATTCTAGATTTGTTtgcattttattttcttttatttaattaacataatttattatatatttatttatattttcggtatatatatatatatatatatacatatatttttattttacaaattttACATTTGTTACCCATTACTTAATCATATTATATATTtactcatatttatattttatttacactaatatagagtatatactttttaatacataataaatacacttaataataataataataataataataataataataataataataataataataataataataataataataataataataataataatattaataatattaataatgataataataatattattattagggttagggttagggttacattaaataattagggtttacactaaatgattaggtttagggtttagttcattaatTACGAGTATTAATCACTTCATTTAATacgtccggataacaaccctaatataaagtacgaatcaacaatgaaaccctaggggcattatagtcattacagagtggaaaaatgagggttgttatagtacctccccgttaatttaaacttcgtcccgaagtttcaggaagacttctctgatGCATCAGCAATtggaaaaagatgaggatattttcgcttcatctggtcttcacgttcctaggTATACTCGAGGCCTCTTCGTGAATTTCAACAGATattaacaataggaatagagcttTTTTTCAagcttttaatctcacgatccataacctctatcggttcttcaacaaaatgcattttatcatcaacgCGGATATCTTCCAATGGAAtaatgagtgtgtcatcagcaagacactttttaagatttgagacatgaaatacatcatgcacattactaagctcagtgggtaattctaatcgttatgccacaggaccaactctttcaataatcttgaaaggtccaacataacgtggacttaatttgcttcgcttaccaaaacgaacgacgcccttctaaggggatactttcaacatgactttatcaccaacttggaattctaaatcttttcgacgtttatcagcatagctcttttgttggctacgggcagtttctaatcgtttcttaatctgaacgatcttttcggtagtttcgcgaatgatttcaggaccagttaaatgtctgtcctctaattcatcccaacacaatggggatctacatttttgtccttataaggcttcaaaaggtgcagccttaatacttgagtgatagttgttgttatatgaaaattcagctaaaggcaagtgtctatcccaacctttgccgaaatcgatagcACAAGCATGAAGCATATCTCCCAATGTCTGaatagttcgctcactttgaccatcagtttgcggatgataagctgtactcatgtcaagttgagttccaagagcagattgtaaagttttccagaatctagagacaaatcgactgtcgcgatcagaaatgattgagataggaactccatgacttGAGACAATCTGTTTgatatagagttgtgataatttctccatcttgtcgattttcttgatcggtaagaaatgtgcagatttagtgagacgatccactatgacccaaatagtatcgttcccgtttgaagtcttgggcaacttagtgacgaaatccatagtgatacattcccacttccactgcggaatatctggCTGTCGAAGTAAAccagatggcttctgatgctcggccttaaccttcagataagtaaggcacttgctcacataatcatcaatgtcagactttagattaggccaccaatagaattccttaacatcgtgatacattttactgtaGCCTGGGTGGatagaatatctagttttatgcgcttcatccaagactagtacTCGAAGATCTCCaaaaattgggacccagattcggttattgaaataccttgttccatttcccttgagttcaagttgcttttcgagACCCTTCAGTCCCTCAAGCTGGGTATTCTCTTTCTTCAacgcctcaagttgtgcttcacgaatttgagatgtaagattcgtacgaatatGTATATTTAAAGCTTGGACTCGAATCAGTTtgacacgatcctttctactaagggcatcagctactacattcgccttgctgggatgatatcgaagttcacaatcgtagtcatttaataactcgataCAACGACTTTGCCTCATGTTTAATttcttctggtcaaagatatgctgaagacttttatgatcggtatacaccgtgattctaaccccatagaggtaatgtcgccacatctttagtgcaaataccacgaatcctaattccaggtcatgtgtggtatagttcttctcatgtttcttcaactgtctagatgcataggcaataaccttttcacattgcatcaaaacacatccgaaaccttgattcaaggcatcacaatagactacaaaattgtcggtaccttcaggtaatgacagaATCGGGGCTGTGATtaatttatccttcagaatcttataagtagattcctgttct
This genomic stretch from Rutidosis leptorrhynchoides isolate AG116_Rl617_1_P2 chromosome 11, CSIRO_AGI_Rlap_v1, whole genome shotgun sequence harbors:
- the LOC139874912 gene encoding uncharacterized protein; its protein translation is MAKWAIELGEHDIEFQARHSIKGQVLENFRAEIATNEEDDVANTTQVIIPTVEEEEWKLYTDGVSSSDGSGAGLMLVNPEGQEFICTLHFEFQTANNEAKYKALVVGLKLAKEMKIRRLRAFVDSQLVANQVTGTFEARQSSIQQYLGYMKEFIKGFNSFAIEHVRWSQD